One genomic segment of Arachis duranensis cultivar V14167 chromosome 4, aradu.V14167.gnm2.J7QH, whole genome shotgun sequence includes these proteins:
- the LOC107483420 gene encoding nudix hydrolase 25 isoform X2, which translates to MEDLPQGYRPNVGVCLINSHNQIFVASRLNVPGAWQMPQGGIEDGEEPKLAAIRELREETGIASAEIIAEVPKWLTYDFPPPVKTKVNRLWGGEWHGQAQKWFLMQLRDDEIEVNLATGEADPEFAEWKWASPEEVVEEAIDYKRPTYEEVMRTFKPYFQGSAISAKCKSAKW; encoded by the exons ATGGAGGATCTTCCCCAAGGTTATCGTCCCAACGTTGGAGTCTGTCTCATCAACTCCCATAATCAG ATATTCGTAGCTTCAAGATTGAATGTTCCAGGAGCATGGCAAATGCCTCAG GGGGGAATTGAAGACGGTGAAGAGCCCAAATTGGCTGCCATTAGGGAGCTTCGAGAAGAAACTGGAATAGCTTCTGCTGAGATAATTGCTGAG GTTCCGAAATGGTTGACTTATGATTTCCCTCCTCCTGTGAAGACTAAAGTCAACCGTCTCTGGGGTGGTGAATGGCATGGACAGGCACAAAAATG GTTTCTCATGCAACTAAGAGATGATGAAATTGAAGTCAACTTAGCTACCGGGGAAGCAGACCCGGAATTTGCAGAGTGGAAATGGGCAAGCCCTGAAGAAGTGGTCGAGGAGGcta TAGACTACAAGAGACCAACCTATGAAGAAGTTATGAGAACCTTCAAGCCTTACTTCCAAGGGAGTGCAATATCTGCCAAGTGCAAATCGGCAAAATGGTGA
- the LOC107483420 gene encoding nudix hydrolase 25 isoform X1 yields the protein MEDLPQGYRPNVGVCLINSHNQIFVASRLNVPGAWQMPQGGIEDGEEPKLAAIRELREETGIASAEIIAEVPKWLTYDFPPPVKTKVNRLWGGEWHGQAQKWCVLVCWFLMQLRDDEIEVNLATGEADPEFAEWKWASPEEVVEEAIDYKRPTYEEVMRTFKPYFQGSAISAKCKSAKW from the exons ATGGAGGATCTTCCCCAAGGTTATCGTCCCAACGTTGGAGTCTGTCTCATCAACTCCCATAATCAG ATATTCGTAGCTTCAAGATTGAATGTTCCAGGAGCATGGCAAATGCCTCAG GGGGGAATTGAAGACGGTGAAGAGCCCAAATTGGCTGCCATTAGGGAGCTTCGAGAAGAAACTGGAATAGCTTCTGCTGAGATAATTGCTGAG GTTCCGAAATGGTTGACTTATGATTTCCCTCCTCCTGTGAAGACTAAAGTCAACCGTCTCTGGGGTGGTGAATGGCATGGACAGGCACAAAAATGGTGCGTACTTGTGTGTTG GTTTCTCATGCAACTAAGAGATGATGAAATTGAAGTCAACTTAGCTACCGGGGAAGCAGACCCGGAATTTGCAGAGTGGAAATGGGCAAGCCCTGAAGAAGTGGTCGAGGAGGcta TAGACTACAAGAGACCAACCTATGAAGAAGTTATGAGAACCTTCAAGCCTTACTTCCAAGGGAGTGCAATATCTGCCAAGTGCAAATCGGCAAAATGGTGA